A window from Dromaius novaehollandiae isolate bDroNov1 chromosome 1, bDroNov1.hap1, whole genome shotgun sequence encodes these proteins:
- the STRA8 gene encoding stimulated by retinoic acid gene 8 protein homolog produces the protein METADDCSKPHVRASPGFLKHLQELEPELRVVKRRLSQARHRAKLAGLFKSLRETVLSQSDNAASKCQVLRKAKNYIQELEQTLGSLLKMKESFSLEDGSPSSLEEVREQYVKRHFSNHSTASPSETMSESGSTVWCLIQEYEKNTMEEDGKLGLIQSPTTSPPDLVEFERYLYFYKHTVDLLIEHGIVCTEEVPLPVVSTAISHLWQELSEERRDSILQYCSQRDFLLDPKAPCQELACAEGSVRDSRGNSEEASGSLVSTQEEVMFEDAFDVASGFLDRNETQGMSSQSSAFGSCTSENPEDHHRLYLQIIDFLKSLFFANTQFCQEEALQFDYETVMLRCTETFDDEDL, from the exons ATGGAGACAGCTGATGACTGTAGCAAGCCACACGTCAGAGCGAGCCCCGGTTTCCTGAAACATCTGCAAGAGCTCGAGCCAGAGCTGCGCGTGGTAAAAAGACGCTTGTCGCAGGCACGCCACCGGGCCAAGCTGGCAGGACTCTTCAAGAGCTTGCGGGAAACTGTTTTATCTCAATCAGACAACGCTGCCTCAAAG tGTCAGGTTTTGCGTAAGGCTAAGAACTATATCCAGGAGCTGGAGCAAACCCTGGGTTCTTTGCTGAAGATGAAAG AGTCCTTCAGCCTGGAGGATGGGAGCCCGTCCAGCTTGGAGGAAGTCAGGGAGCAGTATGTCAAGAGGCACTTCAGCAATCACAG CACTGCATCACCCTCAGAAACCATGAGTGAGAGTGGCTCTACGGTCTGGTGTTTGAttcaagaatatgaaaaaaacacaATGGAAGAGGATGGGAAGCTGGGGCTTATCCAGTCCCCAACTACTTCGCCGCCTGATCTGGTGGAATTTGAACG GTATCTGTATTTTTATAAGCACACAGTGGACCTGCTGATAGAGCATGGAATAGTTTGCACTGAAGAAGTGCCTCTTCCTGTAGTCTCCACTGCCATTTCCCACCTCTGGCAAGAActttctgaagaaagaagagacagcaTCTTGCAGTACTGTAGTCAGAGAGATTTTCTCCTGGATCCCAAGGCTCCCTGCCAAGAGCTTGCATGTGCTGAAGGCAGCGTGAGAGACAGCCGAGGTAACAGTGAGGAAGCCAGTGGTTCCTTGGTCTCCACACAGGAGGAA GTAATGTTTGAAGATGCATTTGATGTTGCTTCTGGTTTCCTTGACAGAAATGAGACTCAGGGAATGTCTAGTCAGAG TTCAGCATTTGGAAgctgcacttctgaaaatccagaGGATCACCACAGACTCTATCTGCAGATCATTGACTTCCTAAAAAGTCTTTTCTTTGCTAATACACAGTTTTGTCAG GAAGAAGCTCTTCAGTTCGACTATGAGACCGTGATGCTGAGGTGCACTGAGACCTTCGATGATGAAGATTTGTAA